From Kiloniellales bacterium, the proteins below share one genomic window:
- a CDS encoding XRE family transcriptional regulator — protein sequence MATAPQSRSERRRAEPLSTSVPTPSFGGEVRQLRKARRMTLKRLSEVSGVSLSHLSAIERNASKPSLDVIEAIADALSITPDWFFARRSGAGPMERAHVVRAHERRNLNALYGQSESELGYRDSLLSSSIGGGFYMGIAHYEPGAERIDETLMSFEGEQHGVLIEGELELRLGEETITLRAGDSYSHHARIPHHGRNRSDKPAVLVWAVSPVVIPMDVVRDLD from the coding sequence ATGGCCACGGCGCCACAATCGAGATCGGAGCGGAGGAGGGCGGAACCTCTATCGACCAGCGTTCCCACGCCTTCCTTCGGCGGCGAGGTTCGCCAGCTGCGCAAGGCGCGGCGCATGACCTTGAAGAGGTTGAGCGAGGTGAGCGGCGTGTCGCTCAGCCACTTGAGCGCGATCGAGCGGAACGCCTCGAAGCCGTCGCTCGACGTGATCGAGGCGATCGCGGACGCGCTGTCCATCACGCCGGATTGGTTCTTCGCCCGGCGCAGCGGCGCCGGCCCGATGGAGCGCGCCCATGTCGTGCGCGCCCACGAGCGGCGAAACCTCAATGCGCTCTACGGTCAGAGCGAAAGCGAGCTCGGCTACCGGGACAGCCTCCTTTCGAGCTCGATCGGGGGCGGCTTCTACATGGGGATCGCGCACTACGAGCCCGGCGCAGAGCGCATCGACGAGACCCTGATGTCTTTCGAAGGCGAGCAGCACGGCGTGCTGATCGAGGGCGAGCTGGAGCTTCGTCTCGGAGAGGAGACGATCACCCTGCGCGCCGGCGACAGCTACAGCCACCATGCGAGGATCCCGCACCATGGCCGCAACCGATCCGACAAGCCGGCCGTTCTGGTCTGGGCCGTCTCGCCCGTGGTGATACCGATGGATGTCGTGCGGGATCTGGATTAG
- a CDS encoding ABC transporter substrate-binding protein: MKELSKALTATMDRARFAGMSRRDLLKSGAMLGLSATLAGAPWPEARAASPRKGGTLRAGADGGSVADTFDPMQATGVDHTTQAVLSCYDTLTEIDSEGTPRPSLAESWEGAADGTWVFKLREGVEFHDGKSLTAEDVVWSLKQHLSKNNKYAEGKQIVENLEELRADGPNAVVMKQREVNFDLPAHLSSFGLIIGQEGTEDWDAGVGTGPYVKQSFDPGVRFQGTKFANFYRDDQGHFDEVEILNVADANARVSALLTGTLDVIGQPDTKTAKRLARAKGVTLLEVPGTQHYTTDMRTDTDPFTDNNIRLAVKHGIKRQEIVDKVLGGFGTIGNDVPISRGQQFYNKDLPQREYDPDKAKFHLKQAGLDTIDLTFSTSDGAFNGAVDVGVLMKESMRPAGINVTVKREPADGYWSNVWLKAPWCAVYWNGRPTVDWMLSSTYTSSSSWNSTYFKNATFDKLLVEARGEADEAKRQAMYYEAQRLLYEEGGVTVLAFVNILIGKSDKLGHGGIGVSRRMDDSRLARRWWFEA, translated from the coding sequence ATGAAGGAACTGTCCAAGGCCCTGACGGCCACGATGGATCGCGCCCGGTTTGCGGGCATGTCACGGCGCGACCTGCTGAAGAGCGGCGCCATGCTCGGCCTCTCGGCGACCCTGGCAGGCGCACCCTGGCCGGAGGCGCGCGCGGCGTCGCCACGTAAGGGCGGGACCCTTCGCGCGGGCGCCGATGGCGGCAGCGTCGCGGACACCTTCGACCCAATGCAGGCAACCGGCGTAGACCACACCACCCAGGCCGTTCTCTCCTGCTACGACACCCTGACCGAGATCGACAGCGAGGGGACACCGCGGCCGAGCCTGGCCGAGAGCTGGGAAGGCGCCGCCGACGGGACCTGGGTGTTCAAGCTGCGCGAGGGTGTCGAGTTCCACGACGGCAAGTCGCTGACCGCCGAGGACGTGGTCTGGTCGCTCAAGCAGCACCTGTCGAAGAACAACAAGTACGCCGAGGGCAAGCAGATCGTCGAGAACCTCGAAGAGCTGCGCGCCGACGGACCCAATGCGGTCGTGATGAAGCAGCGCGAGGTCAACTTCGACCTTCCCGCCCACCTCTCATCCTTCGGCCTGATCATCGGCCAGGAGGGCACCGAGGATTGGGACGCAGGCGTCGGCACCGGCCCCTACGTGAAGCAGAGCTTCGACCCCGGCGTCCGCTTTCAGGGCACCAAGTTCGCCAACTTCTACCGGGACGATCAGGGCCACTTCGACGAGGTGGAGATCCTCAACGTCGCCGACGCGAACGCCAGAGTGAGCGCCCTCCTGACCGGAACTCTCGACGTGATCGGCCAGCCGGATACCAAGACCGCAAAACGCCTGGCCCGCGCCAAGGGTGTCACCCTGCTCGAGGTCCCAGGCACCCAGCACTACACGACCGACATGCGGACCGACACCGACCCCTTCACGGACAACAACATCCGGCTGGCCGTCAAACACGGGATCAAGCGCCAGGAGATCGTCGACAAGGTGCTCGGCGGCTTCGGCACGATCGGCAACGACGTTCCGATCAGCCGCGGCCAGCAGTTCTACAACAAGGATCTGCCCCAGCGGGAGTACGACCCTGACAAGGCGAAGTTCCACCTGAAGCAGGCCGGGCTCGACACGATCGACCTGACCTTCTCGACCAGCGACGGCGCTTTCAACGGGGCGGTCGACGTCGGCGTCCTGATGAAGGAGAGCATGCGCCCGGCCGGCATCAACGTCACGGTCAAGCGCGAGCCGGCCGACGGCTACTGGTCCAATGTCTGGCTCAAGGCGCCCTGGTGCGCGGTCTACTGGAACGGCAGGCCGACGGTCGATTGGATGCTGAGCTCGACCTACACCTCCTCTTCGTCCTGGAATTCGACCTACTTCAAGAACGCGACCTTCGACAAGCTACTGGTCGAGGCGCGCGGCGAAGCGGACGAAGCCAAGCGGCAGGCCATGTACTACGAGGCGCAACGGCTGCTCTACGAGGAAGGCGGCGTGACGGTGCTCGCCTTCGTCAACATCCTGATCGGCAAGTCCGACAAGCTGGGCCACGGCGGCATCGGCGTCAGCCGCCGCATGGACGACAGCCGCCTGGCGCGGCGCTGGTGGTTCGAGGCGTGA